The following coding sequences are from one Paramormyrops kingsleyae isolate MSU_618 chromosome 21, PKINGS_0.4, whole genome shotgun sequence window:
- the LOC111858807 gene encoding disks large homolog 1 isoform X20 — MMNSSISSGSGSLRTNQKRSLYVRALFDYDKTKDSGLPSQGLDFKFGDILHVVNASDDEWWQARQVTPDGEVEEIGVIPSKRRVEKKERARLKTVKFNSKSRDKAQSFNDKRKKNLFSRKFTFYKNKDPGEQETSDVDQHVTSNASDSESSYRGQEEYILSYEPVTQQEVNYTRPVIILGPMKDRINDDLISEFPDKFGSCVPHTTRPKREYEVDGRDYHFVALREQMEKDIQDHKFIEAGQYNNHLYGTSVQSVREVAEKGKHCILDVSGNAIKRLQNAQLYPIAVFIKPKSVENIMEMNKRLTEEQGKKTFDRAMKLEQEFMEYFTAIIQGDTLEEIYEQVKQVMEEHSGPYIWVPAKEKL; from the exons AGCGTTGTTTGACTATGACAAGACGAAAGACTCCGGGCTCCCCAGCCAAGGCCTGGACTTCAAGTTCGGGGACATCCTGCACGTGGTGAACGCCTCCGACGACGAGTGGTGGCAGGCGCGGCAGGTCACCCCCGACGGGGAGGTGGAGGAGATAGGCGTCATTCCCAGCAAGCGAAG GGTGGAGAAGAAGGAGAGAGCTCGGTTAAAGACGGTCAAGTTCAACTCCAAATCGCGAGACAAGGCG CAGTCATTCAATGACAAGCGTAAAAAGAATCTCTTTTCCCGAAAGTTCACTTTCTACAAGAACAAGGACCCAGGCGAGCAGGAAACGAGCGATGTTGACC AGCATGTCACTTCTAATGCCAGCGATAGCGAGAGTAGCTACC GTGGCCAAGAGGAGTACATACTGTCATACGAGCCAGTCACCCAGCAGGAAG TGAACTACACCCGGCCCGTGATCATTCTGGGACCCATGAAGGACAGGATAAACGATGACCTGATCTCGGAGTTCCCCGACAAATTCGGCTCCTGCGTTCCTC ACACGACCAGACCAAAGCGAGAATACGAGGTAGACGGCAGAGACTATCACTTTGTCGCCTTGAGAGAGCAGATGGAGAAAGACATCCAGGATCACAAGTTCATCGAGGCGGGCCAGTACAATAACCACTTGTATGGGACCAGTGTCCAGTCTGTGCGTGAGGTGGCGGAGAAG GGCAAGCACTGCATCCTGGATGTGTCGGGAAACGCCATCAAGAGGCTCCAGAATGCCCAGCTGTATCCCATCGCCGTGTTCATCAAACCGAAATCGGTGGAGAACATCAT GGAGATGAACAAGAGGCTGACGGAAGAGCAGGGCAAGAAGACATTCGACAGGGCCATGAAGCTGGAGCAGGAGTTCATGGAATATTTTACCG CCATCATCCAAGGGGACACCTTGGAGGAGATTTACGAGCAAGTTAAGCAGGTCATGGAGGAGCACTCTGGGCCCTACATATGGGTGCCAGCCAAAGAGAAATTGTGA